One stretch of Caldalkalibacillus uzonensis DNA includes these proteins:
- the ndk gene encoding nucleoside-diphosphate kinase — MAVEKTFLMVKPDGVQRGLIGEIVQRFERKGFQLVGAKLMHVSRELAEQHYGEHKEKPFFGELVEFITSGPVFAMVWQGENVIQIARDMMGKTNPADAAPGTIRGDYGVQVSMNVIHGSDSAESAEREINLFFKPEELLEYTRDINKWV; from the coding sequence ATGGCTGTTGAAAAAACATTTCTCATGGTCAAACCAGATGGGGTCCAGCGGGGACTGATCGGTGAGATCGTACAACGCTTTGAACGGAAGGGTTTTCAACTGGTTGGTGCCAAGCTGATGCATGTCTCCCGTGAATTGGCTGAACAACATTACGGTGAACACAAGGAAAAGCCGTTCTTTGGCGAACTGGTGGAGTTTATCACTTCAGGCCCTGTATTTGCCATGGTTTGGCAAGGGGAGAATGTGATTCAAATCGCCCGTGACATGATGGGCAAAACCAATCCTGCTGATGCTGCACCTGGCACCATCCGTGGGGACTACGGCGTTCAAGTCAGCATGAATGTCATTCACGGTTCTGACTCTGCGGAAAGTGCCGAGCGGGAAATTAACCTGTTTTTCAAACCTGAAGAGCTCTTGGAATACACGCGCGATATTAACAAATGGGTCTGA
- the hepT gene encoding heptaprenyl diphosphate synthase component II yields the protein MNLMDIYQELKDDITAIEQELYRSIDSNYALISETSSHLLKAGGKRIRPVFVLLGGKSGAYDIERLKHVAVALELIHMATLVHDDVIDNAETRRGKPTVKAKWDNRVAMYTGDFILAQALARVTHLANPRVHQILSKAMVDMCVGEIEQIQALYQWNQSLKTYFMRIKRKTALLIAVSCQLGGLVCDAPERVVHALYRYGYYVGMAFQITDDILDFTGSEQQLGKPAGSDLRQGNITLPVLASFKDPAIREKIISEFKSGTPDMPKIINLIKQSGGIAVAKTIAQRYLEKARQSLEDLQAVYSKKTLIKITDFIEQRTY from the coding sequence ATGAATTTAATGGACATCTATCAGGAATTAAAAGACGACATTACTGCTATTGAACAGGAATTATACCGTTCTATTGACAGCAATTATGCGCTGATATCGGAAACATCATCCCATCTGTTAAAAGCAGGTGGCAAACGCATCCGTCCAGTCTTTGTTTTGCTTGGTGGAAAAAGCGGGGCATATGATATTGAACGCTTAAAACATGTGGCTGTTGCTCTGGAGCTGATCCACATGGCCACTTTGGTTCATGATGATGTCATCGATAATGCGGAAACAAGAAGGGGAAAACCAACTGTGAAGGCCAAATGGGACAACCGTGTGGCCATGTACACAGGTGATTTTATCTTAGCTCAAGCTTTGGCCCGTGTTACGCATTTGGCCAACCCCCGTGTACATCAGATTCTGTCTAAAGCCATGGTTGATATGTGTGTCGGTGAAATTGAACAGATTCAGGCCCTCTATCAATGGAATCAATCCTTGAAAACATATTTTATGCGCATTAAGCGCAAAACGGCTCTCCTGATTGCGGTTAGTTGCCAGTTGGGAGGCTTGGTCTGTGATGCACCGGAACGGGTGGTACACGCTCTGTATCGTTATGGGTATTACGTTGGCATGGCCTTTCAGATTACCGATGACATCCTCGACTTTACCGGCAGTGAACAGCAGCTGGGCAAGCCGGCCGGCAGTGATTTGAGACAGGGTAACATTACCCTGCCTGTCCTTGCTTCGTTTAAGGATCCAGCTATTCGGGAAAAGATTATCAGTGAATTTAAATCGGGCACACCTGACATGCCCAAGATCATTAATTTGATTAAGCAGAGCGGGGGGATCGCCGTTGCTAAAACCATCGCCCAGCGCTACTTGGAAAAAGCCAGACAGTCCCTTGAGGACCTGCAGGCAGTGTACAGTAAAAAAACATTGATCAAAATTACTGATTTCATTGAACAGCGTACCTATTAA
- a CDS encoding demethylmenaquinone methyltransferase: MNKQTKEQYVHQVFESIADKYDMMNTLLSFRRHKAWRKFAMKKLAVQPGQSAIDVCCGTGDWTLSLAEQAGPQGRVVGLDFSHNMLEMAQQKKIQNQYDHIELVHGNAMSLPYEDNTFDYATIGFALRNVPDIDQVLSEMTRVVKPGGVVASLELSKPVWPGFKQLYYLYFNQLLPLLGKVFANRYEQYSWLPESLKQFPDSKELGRMFELAGLEKVEIYLLTGGIAALHIGYKPPSSINQIRE; encoded by the coding sequence ATGAACAAACAAACCAAGGAACAGTATGTTCACCAGGTCTTTGAAAGTATCGCCGATAAATATGATATGATGAATACATTGCTCAGCTTCAGGAGGCACAAAGCTTGGCGTAAGTTTGCCATGAAAAAATTAGCTGTTCAACCAGGCCAAAGCGCCATTGACGTGTGCTGTGGCACAGGAGACTGGACGCTCAGTTTGGCTGAACAGGCAGGCCCTCAAGGGCGTGTGGTTGGCCTGGACTTCAGCCACAATATGCTGGAGATGGCCCAGCAAAAGAAAATCCAAAATCAATATGATCACATTGAACTCGTCCACGGCAATGCCATGAGCCTGCCCTATGAGGACAATACTTTTGACTATGCCACCATTGGTTTTGCCTTGCGCAACGTTCCTGACATTGATCAAGTTTTGTCGGAAATGACCAGGGTGGTCAAGCCTGGGGGTGTTGTCGCCTCACTGGAATTATCCAAACCGGTCTGGCCGGGTTTTAAGCAACTGTATTATCTTTATTTTAATCAGTTGCTGCCACTCTTGGGCAAAGTTTTTGCCAACCGCTATGAGCAGTACAGCTGGCTGCCGGAATCATTGAAACAGTTTCCTGACAGCAAGGAGCTGGGCCGCATGTTTGAATTGGCAGGGCTGGAGAAGGTGGAGATCTATCTTTTGACCGGTGGTATTGCCGCGCTGCACATCGGCTATAAACCCCCATCGTCAATTAACCAGATCAGGGAGTAG
- a CDS encoding heptaprenyl diphosphate synthase component 1, protein MILRDSVYRDELESMLNEVQRRAYHPYAQRYVTFPDVNLFQLHFLFLFLNHSGISPTLRNHYCISQIFIQLGLDSHDDVDNRPVTDDRSIKHRQLTILSGDHFSGHYYHYLAEQGEVELIHKWAHVVKTINEDKTRLYMEQEQLSKQERIHLKQRIKRLIPESVLTWFGAPALWFDILHTFVDIFIRIEEEISPDGEFEAKVERLKTLIQRLSDHVLSSEFTLWLDKIEQAYLVIEP, encoded by the coding sequence ATGATTTTACGGGATTCAGTTTATCGCGATGAATTGGAATCAATGCTCAATGAAGTACAGCGACGGGCTTATCACCCTTATGCCCAGCGATATGTCACCTTTCCCGATGTTAATCTGTTCCAGCTGCACTTTTTGTTTCTTTTTTTGAATCACAGCGGTATTTCCCCTACGTTGCGCAACCACTATTGTATTTCCCAGATCTTTATTCAACTGGGTTTAGACAGTCATGATGATGTTGATAACCGGCCAGTGACAGACGACCGTTCCATCAAACACAGACAGCTTACTATTTTGTCTGGTGACCATTTTAGTGGTCATTACTATCATTATTTGGCCGAACAAGGAGAAGTGGAACTGATCCACAAATGGGCACATGTGGTCAAAACGATCAATGAGGACAAGACCCGCCTGTACATGGAACAGGAGCAACTTTCCAAACAGGAGCGGATACACTTAAAACAACGGATCAAGCGCTTGATACCGGAAAGTGTATTAACCTGGTTTGGGGCACCTGCGCTTTGGTTTGACATTTTACATACCTTTGTCGATATTTTTATACGGATTGAAGAAGAGATTTCTCCTGACGGGGAATTTGAAGCCAAAGTGGAACGGCTGAAGACGTTAATCCAGCGGCTCAGTGATCATGTACTCTCTTCTGAATTCACCCTTTGGTTGGACAAGATTGAACAGGCCTATTTGGTGATCGAGCCTTAG
- the mtrB gene encoding trp RNA-binding attenuation protein MtrB produces MNQVNDFFIIKAKENGVNVIGLTRGKDTRFHHSEKLDKGEVMLAQFTEHTSAVKVRGKAVIMSRYGTLHTDDVE; encoded by the coding sequence ATGAATCAAGTGAATGATTTTTTTATCATTAAAGCGAAAGAGAATGGCGTTAACGTAATCGGTTTGACCAGAGGTAAGGATACCCGTTTCCATCACTCTGAAAAACTGGACAAAGGCGAAGTGATGTTGGCTCAATTCACGGAGCACACGTCGGCTGTTAAAGTTCGGGGCAAAGCCGTGATTATGTCACGCTACGGTACCCTGCATACCGATGACGTCGAATAA
- the folE gene encoding GTP cyclohydrolase I FolE, with the protein MSKADVKTDAQTHAHIDPHFTKQEVDKVKIEKAVRMILEAIGEDPAREGLLDTPKRVARMYEEVFSGMRTDPGQFFNVIFGEDHEELVLVKDIPFFSMCEHHLVPFFGKAHVAYIPREGRVTGLSKLARAVEAVARRPQLQERITSTVADTMMEKLNPHGVVVVVEAEHMCMTMRGVKKPGAKTVTSAVRGCFEHDAAARAEVFSLIKG; encoded by the coding sequence ATGTCAAAGGCTGATGTGAAAACAGACGCACAAACCCATGCTCACATAGATCCCCATTTTACTAAGCAGGAAGTGGATAAAGTCAAAATTGAGAAGGCAGTGCGCATGATTTTAGAAGCGATCGGAGAAGACCCTGCCCGGGAGGGACTCTTGGACACACCGAAGCGGGTGGCTCGCATGTATGAAGAAGTGTTTTCCGGTATGCGCACGGATCCGGGCCAATTTTTTAATGTGATTTTTGGGGAGGATCATGAGGAATTGGTCTTGGTCAAAGACATCCCTTTTTTCTCCATGTGTGAACACCATCTAGTCCCCTTTTTTGGTAAGGCACATGTGGCTTATATTCCCAGGGAAGGAAGGGTGACTGGGCTCAGTAAATTGGCCCGGGCGGTTGAAGCCGTGGCCAGAAGACCGCAGTTGCAAGAGCGGATTACCTCGACCGTTGCCGATACCATGATGGAGAAGTTAAATCCCCACGGCGTGGTCGTCGTTGTGGAAGCAGAGCATATGTGTATGACGATGAGAGGGGTTAAAAAACCGGGAGCCAAAACGGTGACATCCGCTGTTCGTGGGTGTTTTGAACATGATGCTGCGGCCCGGGCCGAAGTGTTTAGCTTGATTAAAGGCTAA
- a CDS encoding HU family DNA-binding protein, protein MNKTELVAKVAESAELTKKDAAKAVDAVFDAITEALQKGEKVQIIGFGNFEVRERAARKGRNPQTGEEIEIAASKVPAFKPGKGLKEGIK, encoded by the coding sequence ATGAATAAAACGGAATTGGTAGCTAAAGTGGCTGAATCAGCAGAGCTGACCAAAAAAGATGCGGCCAAAGCAGTGGATGCTGTCTTTGATGCCATTACGGAAGCACTGCAAAAAGGGGAAAAAGTCCAAATTATCGGTTTTGGTAACTTTGAGGTGCGTGAAAGAGCCGCCAGGAAAGGACGCAATCCTCAAACCGGTGAAGAAATTGAGATCGCTGCCAGCAAAGTGCCTGCTTTTAAACCTGGTAAAGGATTGAAGGAAGGTATTAAGTAG
- the spoIVA gene encoding stage IV sporulation protein A gives MEKVDIFKDIAERTGGDIYIGVVGAVRTGKSTFIKRFMEQVVIPNIASESDRIRAQDEMPQSAAGRTIMTTEPKFVPNQAVEIHVAEGLKINVRLIDCVGYVVPGAKGYEDENGPRMITTPWYEEPIPFQEAAEVGTRKVIQEHSTLGVVVTTDGTIADIPRENYVEAEERVVNELKEVGKPFILLINSTQPHSPETEALRNELAEKYDIPCLATSVEQMDERDFTDVMREVLFEFPVHEVNVNLPSWVMVLKEDHWLRQNYEEAVRDTVKDIRRLRDVDRVIGYFNDFDFIEEAALAGMDMGTGVADIDLSAPDQLYDEVLKEIVGVEIRGKDHLLELMQDFAIAKREYDHIAEALKMVNQTGYGIAPPRLEDMTLDEPEIIRQGSRFGVRLKATAPSIHMIKVDVESEFAPIIGTEKQSEELIRYMMQDFEDNPLAIWQSDVFGRSLHSIVREGIAAKLAGMPENARYKLKETLERIINEGSGGLIAIIL, from the coding sequence GTGGAAAAGGTGGACATTTTTAAAGACATCGCGGAACGGACAGGGGGCGATATTTATATCGGTGTTGTTGGGGCTGTTCGCACGGGAAAATCAACCTTTATCAAACGTTTTATGGAGCAGGTTGTCATTCCCAATATCGCTTCAGAATCGGACCGGATCCGGGCCCAGGATGAAATGCCCCAAAGTGCGGCCGGACGGACCATTATGACCACTGAACCAAAATTTGTGCCCAATCAGGCGGTGGAAATTCACGTTGCCGAAGGTTTGAAGATTAACGTCCGTCTGATCGATTGTGTCGGCTATGTGGTGCCCGGTGCCAAGGGATATGAAGATGAAAACGGCCCCCGCATGATTACTACTCCCTGGTATGAAGAGCCCATTCCGTTTCAGGAAGCGGCCGAGGTCGGGACCCGGAAAGTGATCCAAGAACACTCCACATTAGGGGTTGTGGTCACCACGGATGGAACAATTGCCGACATACCCAGGGAAAATTATGTGGAAGCTGAGGAACGTGTTGTCAATGAATTGAAAGAAGTAGGTAAACCGTTCATTTTGCTGATCAACTCCACACAGCCACACAGCCCGGAAACGGAAGCGCTAAGAAATGAATTGGCTGAAAAATACGACATTCCGTGTCTGGCCACCAGTGTGGAGCAGATGGATGAGCGTGACTTTACCGATGTGATGCGTGAGGTATTATTTGAATTCCCTGTTCATGAAGTGAACGTCAACTTGCCCAGCTGGGTGATGGTGCTGAAAGAGGATCACTGGCTGCGCCAAAACTATGAGGAAGCCGTCAGAGATACCGTCAAAGATATTCGCCGCCTGAGGGATGTGGACCGGGTCATCGGCTACTTTAATGACTTTGACTTTATCGAAGAAGCGGCCTTGGCAGGTATGGATATGGGCACTGGTGTGGCCGATATTGATTTAAGTGCCCCGGACCAACTGTATGATGAAGTGTTAAAAGAGATTGTAGGGGTTGAGATCAGAGGCAAGGATCATTTGCTGGAGCTGATGCAGGACTTTGCCATCGCCAAACGGGAGTACGACCACATTGCCGAAGCGCTGAAGATGGTGAATCAGACGGGCTACGGCATTGCGCCGCCGCGGCTGGAGGATATGACCCTTGATGAGCCGGAAATTATTCGCCAAGGCTCAAGGTTTGGTGTCCGCCTTAAAGCAACGGCACCGTCCATTCATATGATCAAGGTTGATGTGGAGTCGGAATTTGCCCCGATTATCGGCACAGAAAAACAAAGCGAAGAGCTGATCCGTTACATGATGCAAGATTTCGAAGACAACCCGCTGGCCATTTGGCAATCAGATGTATTTGGCCGTTCGCTGCATTCCATCGTCAGAGAAGGTATCGCGGCCAAACTGGCCGGCATGCCTGAAAATGCCCGTTATAAATTGAAAGAGACATTAGAGAGAATCATTAACGAGGGATCTGGCGGATTAATAGCCATCATCCTGTAA
- a CDS encoding DUF2768 family protein, translating into MDPLTKMLIALLSMITMFMANMLILTARKKLKGFFKFLFSVFAYLLLGLSLLMIVAVIFSI; encoded by the coding sequence ATGGATCCGTTAACAAAGATGCTGATTGCTCTCTTGTCCATGATTACTATGTTTATGGCCAACATGTTGATTCTGACGGCCCGTAAGAAATTAAAAGGTTTTTTTAAATTCCTGTTTTCTGTTTTCGCCTATCTTTTGCTAGGATTATCCTTACTCATGATCGTGGCCGTTATATTTTCCATTTAA
- a CDS encoding PCYCGC motif-containing (lipo)protein, translated as MANKFPKTTLIIVVLGIFLLLAGCQDKQELQSFELDGEIYEFPDFVFAQIPNAPHAYAFATEARDVLKYFPCYCGCHVESINHRSNLDCFFDEEQSTDEMIVYDDHGAGUGICINIALDVQAGLEQGYSLSEIRDYIDETYSRFGGEPTPTPYPPEEKS; from the coding sequence ATGGCAAACAAATTTCCCAAAACAACGCTCATCATTGTTGTACTTGGCATCTTTCTGCTTTTAGCCGGATGTCAAGACAAGCAGGAACTGCAAAGTTTTGAACTTGATGGCGAGATCTATGAGTTTCCTGATTTTGTTTTTGCTCAAATTCCTAACGCCCCCCATGCCTATGCCTTTGCCACCGAGGCGAGGGATGTTTTAAAATATTTTCCTTGCTACTGTGGGTGTCATGTGGAATCTATCAACCACCGGAGTAATCTGGATTGTTTTTTTGATGAGGAACAAAGCACAGATGAGATGATCGTTTATGACGATCATGGTGCTGGATGAGGCATTTGCATTAACATTGCACTGGATGTGCAAGCAGGACTTGAACAAGGGTATTCACTGAGTGAGATTCGCGACTATATCGATGAAACCTATTCCCGTTTTGGGGGGGAACCGACCCCTACACCTTATCCCCCTGAAGAAAAGTCATAA
- a CDS encoding vitamin B12-dependent ribonucleotide reductase, whose product MTSAQGEDMQINTARLNEDIKQFPQVHPITPDMHRTLKGVSRLVMLDRYAFKDIEKRTLKKGDFVVLTVKEDPKFPARGYGFVLDFDRSRGVAKVCVDESFRGVLEDPQEMETGIIEVSLDVVEKPLEIFYEQIAKRVATGLSAVETDPGQQKKAFHDFYEELVNMNFVPAGRVLYGAGADIDVTFFNCYVMPFPHDSRGGIAEHRKKVMEIMSRGGGVGTNGSTLRPRGALCKGVNGKSSGSVSWLDDIAKLTHLVEQGGSRRGAQMIMLADWHPDIIEFIISKMQNPRVLRFIIEKAEDPRIKKTAKEKLKFTPLKPTEVEMYEKILAIHREAEDSPFSREIIEDVERKLADGGVYDVHNPDFLTGANISVCLTKEFMEAVEKDAEYELRFPDIENMSDEEMDIYNREWHKMGDVREWEARGYKTRVYQRIKARELWKLINICATYSAEPGIFFIDNANEMTNAKAYGQKVVATNPCGEQPLAPYSVCNLAAVNLAQMVDKDTKQFNYEKLKKTVRTGIRMQDNVIDATPYFLEENTKQAKGERRIGMGVMGLHDALIYMEKVYGSAEGNQIVDKIFETIAVTAYEASIELAKEKGSFPYLVGQTEEETRKLREAFINTGYMKRMPEHIRQDILKYGIRNSHLLTVAPTGSTGTMVGVSTGLEPYYSFTYYRSGRLGKFIEVKADIVQEYLERHPEADPNNLPEWFVSAMDLTPEQHADVQCVIQRWVDSSLSKTVNAPKGYTVQQVQTIYERLHKGGAKGGTVYVDGSRDAQVLTLTPEDQTFEENQSLFEDWEKEESKKQYVVETIPDVKATKVTYGTEIGETCPICRKGTVEEIGGCNTCNNCGAQLKCGL is encoded by the coding sequence ATCACATCAGCACAAGGGGAAGATATGCAAATCAATACAGCCCGTCTGAACGAGGATATCAAGCAATTCCCACAGGTTCACCCCATTACGCCAGACATGCACCGCACCTTAAAAGGGGTCTCCAGGCTGGTGATGCTGGACCGCTATGCTTTTAAAGACATCGAAAAGCGTACGTTGAAAAAAGGTGATTTTGTTGTTTTAACAGTAAAGGAGGATCCTAAATTTCCGGCTCGGGGCTATGGTTTTGTTCTGGATTTTGACCGGAGCCGGGGGGTGGCCAAAGTTTGCGTGGATGAATCGTTCCGCGGTGTGCTGGAAGACCCGCAAGAAATGGAAACCGGCATTATTGAGGTCTCCCTTGATGTGGTGGAAAAGCCGCTGGAAATTTTTTATGAACAAATTGCCAAGCGCGTCGCTACGGGACTGTCGGCTGTTGAGACGGATCCGGGACAACAAAAGAAAGCTTTTCATGATTTTTACGAGGAACTGGTCAATATGAATTTTGTTCCGGCCGGCCGTGTCCTGTACGGTGCAGGGGCGGATATTGACGTCACATTCTTCAATTGTTATGTGATGCCTTTCCCGCATGATTCCCGCGGAGGCATCGCTGAACACCGCAAAAAAGTGATGGAAATCATGAGCCGCGGCGGCGGAGTGGGCACAAACGGCTCCACTTTGCGCCCGAGAGGGGCTTTATGTAAAGGTGTGAACGGCAAATCAAGCGGCTCTGTATCCTGGCTGGATGATATTGCTAAACTGACTCACCTGGTGGAGCAGGGAGGAAGCCGCCGGGGAGCTCAAATGATTATGCTGGCCGACTGGCATCCTGATATCATTGAATTTATTATCTCCAAAATGCAAAATCCGCGTGTGCTGCGTTTTATTATCGAAAAGGCTGAAGACCCGCGCATCAAAAAGACAGCCAAAGAAAAATTAAAATTTACCCCACTTAAACCGACCGAAGTGGAGATGTACGAAAAGATCCTGGCTATTCACAGGGAAGCGGAGGATTCCCCGTTCAGCCGGGAGATCATTGAAGATGTGGAGAGAAAGCTGGCGGATGGTGGCGTCTATGACGTACATAATCCCGACTTTCTCACAGGGGCCAATATCTCTGTCTGTCTGACCAAAGAGTTTATGGAAGCTGTTGAGAAGGATGCGGAGTACGAACTGCGCTTCCCGGACATTGAAAATATGAGCGACGAAGAAATGGACATTTACAATCGCGAATGGCATAAAATGGGGGACGTCAGAGAATGGGAAGCACGGGGCTATAAAACCCGTGTCTATCAGCGGATTAAAGCAAGAGAACTGTGGAAGCTGATCAACATCTGCGCCACCTATTCGGCTGAACCGGGTATTTTCTTCATCGATAATGCCAATGAAATGACCAATGCTAAAGCTTATGGCCAAAAAGTGGTGGCCACTAATCCATGTGGGGAGCAGCCGTTGGCCCCGTACAGTGTTTGTAACCTTGCTGCTGTTAATTTGGCACAAATGGTGGACAAGGACACGAAACAGTTTAATTATGAAAAGTTGAAAAAGACAGTTCGCACCGGTATTCGTATGCAAGATAACGTGATCGATGCCACCCCCTATTTCCTGGAGGAGAACACCAAGCAAGCCAAAGGTGAGCGCCGCATCGGCATGGGGGTCATGGGGCTGCACGACGCATTAATTTATATGGAAAAAGTGTACGGCTCAGCAGAAGGCAACCAAATTGTGGATAAAATCTTTGAAACGATTGCTGTCACAGCCTACGAAGCCTCCATTGAACTGGCCAAAGAAAAAGGGAGCTTTCCATATTTAGTGGGTCAAACGGAAGAAGAAACCCGGAAGCTGAGGGAAGCGTTTATTAACACGGGCTACATGAAACGCATGCCCGAACATATCCGCCAGGACATCCTTAAGTACGGGATCCGCAACTCCCATTTGTTAACCGTAGCCCCTACAGGTTCGACAGGAACGATGGTCGGGGTCAGCACGGGCTTAGAGCCCTATTACTCCTTTACCTATTACCGTTCTGGGCGTCTGGGCAAATTTATTGAAGTGAAAGCGGACATTGTGCAGGAGTACCTTGAACGTCATCCAGAAGCCGACCCGAATAATCTGCCAGAGTGGTTTGTCTCAGCGATGGATCTGACACCGGAACAACATGCGGATGTACAATGTGTGATCCAGCGCTGGGTGGACAGCTCTTTAAGCAAAACGGTCAATGCGCCCAAAGGATATACGGTTCAGCAGGTGCAAACCATTTATGAACGCCTGCATAAAGGTGGAGCCAAAGGTGGCACCGTGTATGTGGACGGTTCCCGCGATGCTCAAGTGCTCACTTTAACGCCTGAGGACCAAACCTTTGAAGAAAATCAATCCCTCTTTGAAGATTGGGAAAAAGAAGAAAGCAAAAAGCAATACGTCGTTGAAACAATTCCGGACGTAAAAGCCACTAAGGTGACCTATGGGACCGAAATTGGAGAAACTTGTCCCATTTGCCGCAAAGGAACAGTAGAGGAGATCGGTGGCTGCAACACGTGCAACAATTGCGGAGCCCAGTTGAAATGCGGACTGTAA
- the dat gene encoding D-amino-acid transaminase, with protein MSETDIVLLNQSYVSRQDAKVDIEDRGYQFGDGIYEVIRVYGGQVFLMDQHLERLKRSAAEIQLKLSLSLPELRQRLLDLVERTDLAEGMIYVQLTRGVAPRYHGFPTPEVEAQLVAYTKRMERPLKQQHEGVKAALVDDIRWLRCDIKTVNLLPNVLAKQKATENGAFEAIQHRNGTVTEGSSSNVFMVKQGVLYTHPATNLILNGITRQYIIDLCTKLNFTLHEQTFSVNDLLQADEVFITSTTSEIIPIVQVDEQTIGNGQRGQITQELQQAFDQQISKLRQSSKVGS; from the coding sequence GTGAGCGAAACCGATATTGTTTTGTTAAATCAATCCTATGTCTCCCGCCAAGACGCCAAAGTGGATATTGAAGACCGAGGCTACCAGTTTGGCGATGGGATCTATGAGGTGATCCGGGTTTATGGGGGACAAGTATTTTTGATGGATCAGCATCTGGAGCGTTTGAAACGAAGCGCAGCTGAGATTCAATTAAAGCTTTCTTTATCTTTGCCGGAACTAAGACAGCGCCTGCTTGATCTGGTTGAGCGCACAGACCTGGCTGAAGGAATGATCTATGTCCAGTTGACCAGAGGAGTGGCACCGCGCTATCACGGGTTTCCCACTCCGGAGGTTGAAGCCCAATTGGTGGCCTACACCAAGCGTATGGAACGGCCGCTCAAACAGCAGCATGAGGGCGTCAAGGCCGCCCTGGTGGATGACATCCGCTGGCTGCGCTGTGACATTAAAACGGTTAATTTGCTGCCAAATGTGCTGGCTAAACAAAAAGCCACGGAGAATGGGGCGTTTGAAGCCATCCAGCACCGGAACGGAACTGTGACCGAAGGAAGTTCATCCAATGTGTTTATGGTTAAACAGGGTGTGTTATATACCCACCCAGCAACCAACCTGATCTTAAATGGGATTACCCGCCAATACATCATTGATTTGTGCACCAAACTCAATTTTACTCTACACGAACAAACGTTCTCTGTCAATGATTTGTTACAAGCAGATGAGGTATTTATTACCAGTACCACAAGTGAGATTATCCCCATCGTTCAAGTAGACGAACAAACAATCGGAAATGGCCAGCGGGGCCAGATCACACAGGAGCTGCAGCAGGCTTTCGACCAACAAATTTCCAAATTAAGACAAAGCAGCAAGGTAGGCTCATAG
- a CDS encoding lipoate--protein ligase family protein, with translation MSGKETWRFLDTPGLDPATNMALDEAVLLLHGEGKVPPTIRFYTWQPPTLSIGYFQKVEKEINMEAVRQHGLGFVRRITGGRAVLHDQELTYSVVVKESHPLIPSSVTEAYRVLSTGLLLGFKRLGLNAYFATPQTEEEKNELRHPRSSVCFDSPSWYELVVEGRKVAGSAQTRQKGVVLQHGSILLDVDVDLLFEVFNFANERVKERLKQQFLHKAVAINQLRTDPASMEEVKEAFKAGFTEALNIRLEEDGLSREEEKLAHTLIRDKYGQDEWNFRR, from the coding sequence ATGTCTGGAAAAGAAACATGGCGGTTCTTGGATACCCCGGGTCTAGACCCGGCCACCAATATGGCCCTTGATGAAGCGGTACTGCTTTTGCACGGGGAAGGCAAAGTGCCTCCCACCATCCGCTTTTATACCTGGCAGCCACCCACCTTGTCGATTGGTTATTTCCAAAAGGTTGAGAAGGAAATCAACATGGAGGCGGTCCGCCAGCATGGCTTGGGCTTTGTGCGGCGTATCACGGGAGGGCGGGCCGTTCTTCATGATCAAGAATTAACGTATAGTGTGGTGGTTAAAGAAAGTCATCCCCTCATTCCGTCATCGGTCACAGAGGCCTACCGGGTACTCAGCACCGGCTTGCTTTTGGGATTTAAACGGCTGGGTTTGAACGCTTATTTTGCTACCCCGCAAACGGAAGAAGAGAAAAATGAGTTAAGGCATCCCCGTTCCAGTGTCTGCTTTGACAGTCCATCATGGTATGAGCTTGTTGTTGAAGGACGCAAAGTGGCTGGAAGTGCCCAGACCAGGCAAAAAGGGGTTGTTCTCCAACACGGCTCCATTCTGCTTGATGTAGATGTGGACCTGTTGTTTGAGGTATTCAATTTTGCCAATGAGCGGGTGAAAGAACGCCTCAAGCAGCAATTTTTACACAAAGCCGTAGCTATCAACCAATTACGGACAGATCCTGCTTCTATGGAAGAGGTGAAGGAGGCTTTTAAGGCCGGGTTTACGGAAGCTTTGAATATCCGGTTAGAGGAGGATGGATTAAGCAGGGAGGAAGAGAAGCTGGCCCATACCTTGATCCGGGACAAGTATGGCCAAGATGAGTGGAATTTTAGAAGATAG